tttaaattgcaataAATACTAGCATGCATaaatttaagcaaaaaaaatccataatcatattaataaaaaaaacaaagtgattaattttaattttttatcacaaaggTGTCGGACTGGTGACCCGCAAAATGGGAGCAAGTGTAAGTCCAGTGGTCGAGGTGACCAAAGACGACAACGACATGTACACAATGAAGACAACAAGTACTTTCAAGACCTCAGAAGTTAAGTTCAAGCTCGGCGAGGAATTCGACGAGGAGACACCGGATGGCCGCAAAGTAAAGAGTGTCATAACTTTAGATGGCAATAAAATGACTCACATTCAAAAGGGAGAAAAAGATACTGTAATTGAACGAGAGTTCACTCCTACGGAAATGACTGCTGTTAGTACCTATTAACCAACACTTTGTGCCATTATTACcacacattattttttatacattacaTTCGGCACACGGTATTGGACATCTgattcaactttttaaaattatttactaaacggatattcaataatattccatttatttatttaattgttacaatAGAATTATTAGGAAGTACTTGGCCCTTTAATTGTGCGGGTAATTTTAACTGATTGATCAAAAGTACCGTCTATCAACtctttttaaatctatatatatatatatatatatatatataaatgcattATGAAATAGAATATTTCAAAAGTACGAGCATgagtatgagaaaaaaataatagaaggGATAACGACAGACAATAATGTCatgtcaagtttttttatacttgatGATAGTTGATTGAACAAATTAGCcattataattgaattattcacttaatatttattttaaccacTCAATACTCATGCTATGTGTATTCAATACTTATAATGTAGGTAGAACTACTGGTTAATGTAGTGAATGGACATCAATgacgttttaaattttaaaagagtttaattttttaattttattagtcttatataatttaatgcggactatttttgaaattaacatCGTTTGGTTTcataggattttttttcaataatttaaaccgTTTAAATGACCGAGTCTATTTTTGGcggcgaatttttttttacgatagaAATTTCGAGTATTTGagactgtaaattttttaaggaaatttgaattttttttatggaaataaatatttcatgcaAAAGTACTCTAGAAAATTAACAATGTGGTGGTTATAATActtaatattgatttttatttatattaatattgtttatataattacagaTCATGAAAGTGGATGACATTGTCTGCACCCGTGTCTACAAGGTCCAAGCATAAGGCAGCGGACATTTTAAAATGCCATTTTCTGCACAAAGTGCACTCATAatcaatttatcgttttttatattattataattataattatattaattattattattatggaaattattaaagattaaattaaacaattttacgGAATATGAAACTCTTTGTATTCTGTTCAATAAATATCATGTGAAAGTAATTAACTatttgtcatttattattaaaatttaatgataattatatatttttttattttttgaagaaaaattgacatgaaaatgaataaatctTGCAGATATTCAATAaagcgaaatttaaaattttaagctgctGCTTTGTAACGCAAGTTACGCGAGCGCATGCGcgttagtaataattacttttattttggaaattaaaaatatttttcagtaattaattaaaaaataaatatttcattaaatagaGTACACTCTTgagtaattatttcaataatttccttaatttttattgccttaatcaattaattacaaatatccCGGATTATTGTGCgacgcgggaaatttaaatttcttaatttttttaactcacttcaaaattaaaatatatatttaataaaaataaaaaatgttcttaatttttctaaaacacaaaaattttagataaaaacccacgttaatatttttcatttaaaaataaaatttgaatttcgcgccttcaaatttaaaatacaaaattttcaattataatttttttaagactttaaatttctagttaataaaagttacaatcaattctaataatttttcatttaaaaaaaaatttgaatttttaaatttcgcgcctaaaattaaaaaaaataaatttttaggttaTGGTCACTGACAACAATCACAATAACCTGCAATTAGTtgaattcaatattattattctccAGTaagtacaataataaataaaatataccataaataatatagacagtaaactaaaaaaatatatataattacagataaattaaaaaatggagGAGTCAACTGAGGCGGCAACAGTTACTACCCCAAAAAGTCTCATACTATTGGGCAGAGACGTTGCTCAAATGCCATGTTTCCGAGGAAGTTGGCTGTACGGCATCACCAGCGGCGTCGGAAGCGGGATCCTGACGTTCATGTTCACCAGCAGAGTACCTCTGGCTTCCCACGTCACCCTGGGAATGACTTGCGGGGTCACTCTGGTATATTTCTCAGTCTGCCGGTACCGATTCGCTAAAGAGGAACTGATGGCAGCCAGGCTCAAGGTTCTGATGAAGGAATCGGTGACACTTGAAGGTGTTGATCAAGAGAACAAAGTCAAAGAAATCGAAGAGCTCACGAAAAAGAAAGTTTGAATAATTGTACATtttagaatattaattattatttataacgcgATATGTAAATACTAGGATTGTTAACtcaataatcattttattaattaaatactgtcATATTTTGACACCTGTCACTTTAAAtatgttattcaattaattacacaCATCATACTTatacttaattactttaattaacatttaattatttttttaaaattacagctAATTTCATTTCCAGTACTTGACTTCTAGGTCATATATTTtggcagctaaaaattttttttcgattactGGCATgcagaaaatttgattaaaatttttaacaatttttatttatatataaaactaactgttaaagaaaattcaaaagcttttagtcgataaatttttttatttaaaaaaaagaagtcaattttttaaattgacctcaaaaaatccaaaaataaacgtCTTATCAAAAACAATCTACAATAAGCAgctttgaagaaaaaaaaaatgtttatatttttccaccCGAGCCTGGTCGGTCCTCGGCTCGGGACCGGTTGCCCGCCCtttcttttattcttattaattttgtttcatttcGCCGTCCACAcggtcaataaataaaagtaccaGAAAGCCTTTTTTATTCGGTTACGTCGACAGTCTAAATTTAGAAGAGCTCCTTTTGTTGCGGGCAACCTTGAACAGGGAACTCAAGTTTACCCATTTCCACATACATTACATATATTCTCACAATGTAACGCTACATCCTCACACTAAATTCTCAACCCAAACCCATAAACATCTAAACGAAAATAAACCATACAGTAATTCtacatttcaaataaattatcaccATAAAGTCACACCACGAAGCAGATGCCCCATTCACTTGCAATCTCTTTCCCAATAACGAAATATCACCTCCCATTGGTTTACTTCTTCTATACTCTATTCGCCTTGagcaaacaaaatttaagttaacatataaataaataaataaataaataagtaaataaacacttaaattcatgaaaaagcATCATCCGGGCCTTGAAGAAACCAGATAACGTTAAAAgtgtacaaatatttttttattcattttcattactATTTCATTATGCAAATGCTCGATGCCCTTTATCATAActcaactaaataatttatttatttatatatataaaagtacaaaaaataatttcccaCGTCTAATATCTACGTAAATTAATCCATTTGTAAAACAAACAACAAATTTCTCAactaatgtttaaaatttattacaaaataataatatttattctgtTTTAAAATCAAGGAACAGcatcttcatttttattattattattattattattattattattattattattattattattattattattattattattattattattattattattattattattattattattattattgttattattattattactattattgttattattattattactattattgttattattattattattattattattattattattattattattattattattattattattattattattattattattattattattattattattattattactattattgttattattattattattattattattattattattattattattattattattattattattattattattgacaattgaactattggggtaaaatggacagagtaattcaataattaaaaaaaaaaaaagtcataataataaaaaaaaaaaaattatgaataatagaagagaaataaataaaagtctttatatttatttgttttatttatatttttgtttgtaatcAAGACAAAAGACTTATtgacagataattttttattatttttgacattGATATTAATCATGCTTTCTAAACATTTGTGATtgcattattatatttttatttgtagcttttatttattatttcttttgagtttaaaaaaaaaagtaatcggGGCTAATTGTCAGTCAGAGTGGGCCAGAgaggttttaaaattaaaagcgGAGGAACGCCTGCGTTAGATTGATTATTGAAACAAACATTTGcggtataattataattataatttaggtAGTGTGGTGATGAAAGTGTGTGCGACGGCCTTAAAGGTGAACCCATTAAGTGTTACCGTGTGTGCGTACCTATGGAGGCATAACATACCTTTGGGCTCCTCAATGTCGCTCCTCAATTGCTTGTTACGCGAGAGCTGTTGTCTGAAAATTTCTCTCCGGATACAGGGACTTTCACCTGAGTCTGGTGCTCCTGGTCTGGCTCTGCTCTGGCTCTGGCATGGGTTCCCGCCCTGATCGTTACGAAGATCAACTTGAGGtgtcacattttttttatcattcgtattttttaaaatcagacTTTTTAATTATCGACAAGAGCTCcgtcttttttcatttttttttttttctaatgttaTCTTCAACGCAATGATTTATTtccgtaaattattattactgaatTAGTTTGCGGATTTGattgattacttttttaatgtaatagtgattaaaattttttttaattattagtcttACATAACTTTGAATTAGAATTCTAGCCAAACTATCCAAGATACAGCCAAAATGATAAGAACAATTTAgtagcaaatttaattatcgataaaaaaaagttaattaacgtttttaataaatatgaaattttagaaattgaatttttcgaatttatgagtttgaaatttatgaaaacttgACTAACATCctgcttataaaaataaatcagtccAATTTTGTACAAAGTAAAagtatctacaaaaaagatccgTATCAAAATTTGTATAAACCAAATAGTTTTTGACgcaagaaatataaaaattaataaaccgttgaaaatttattaaaaattgttggattaaatttaaaaaaactagtaACTtgagtcattaatttttttataccagtcatattttataatttaaactctacttaaatttatatttcattttaattatcatcctACTGTTTAATAATACTCAGGTCTATAAAaccacttaaattttttatttaaaaattgattagcaaaaaaaagtttagtcaACTTTACGTGAAAAACGAGTCTATTTTTCTGTAGCCCATATCTACGGAcataaatcaaattattgacGATTCATTAGCCGCCTGCGTCAAAGGATAAAAATCTTAAGTCgtaatcaaaattatcattttgcGAGCGTAAATATTTTCAGATACTTTTAAAACAACAACAgcagtattaaaaataaacgtcgtaacaaaaacaatattatGAGTCTAGTCACCTCGTgggcacaaaaaaatttaagacttAATTTgggcaacaaaaaaaaatgaaacaatggcaacaacaataaaagaaatataaaaaaaaaaatgataataaacgcCCGCGCATAACTCAAAGCTGTTTGATGTTTAAAAGTATCGGATAAGAGAGTAAAGAGGTGAACAAGGGCATCGGAGTATCTGTTAATCTCTGACACACCGACACTAAATACACTAGGACAATTCGCGTGGCCACGAGCAGCGACGACTCCCATACACACATCactgaataatttatacatttataaataaaaatgttgcaACTAAAGCAATAATGTAACGCCAAAGTGAACATCATATTTCATTCTTACAATATCTCCCATGGCCCCGGAATTCTTTCCATTTCATTACGCCCTTACCCATATCCATGCCCATTACCTTACATATCACCACTATATATTTCATCAtgtaaacattaaatttaacaataatcataaataataaccaaacttataaatattaaaattattttcaaatttctgtAGACGccgaattaattttttatcaagtgacgaaataattaattgtcgTGCTTAATATTCCTCTTTAATGCCCGATtagtttgattattttatttgcttaatagttaataaaaaaaatttatatttatttttatatttttgcgGTAAATTATTATGTACTCGGGAGATTAATCTCCGTAAGTtatgtgaatttatttatgtgatTGATATGactttgtgatttttttttttttttttttttttttttttaatatgcttagattattattatttatgtaaaccGGGAATTTCCATGCGGTTATTACGATGATCACAATTTTTATCGGACCGCAGATCATCTGTAGAATCCGGATACACCGAAGGTGggcttgttttatttttaataatattcagcCATATGCCCCTTACCTGCCTCATCCGCAATGACGTGTGCGTGAcgcattttattaattttttaaactaaaaaaattacggaATTTTTGGGTAAATAtagaatttgcatttttttataattacctattttgttgagataaaaaaaaactttattactCATGACCTTAATTATTGGcattactatttataattatcacgTGAGGTAATTACCTAattactgattaaaaaaaaaaattaaatacttgacttattggtaataaaaaaatttttatataattggtgttaagtatttaaataaattactattattattaatttttttaatttaatgatcaaaaaatttgctaatcgatatttaaattttaaaatattctacttgaattattttgctATTGACTTaacatgtaattttatttcttgttgatttaatttatttattattttttttttttttattattattgatttattttatttctatttaattgctgatttaatttattttttgtcatcgATTTCAATCTCTGTAAACATCTCAATTAAGGATTTAGATAGACTTTACTGGATTTtccgtaattttatttaataatgcctgaggtaaaaataaattacattaattagttattgaaattatttacaattgaattttttaatttatttcaattaaaaaacgaaaaaaaaaaataataaattttatttctattaaaaatttcaagattttattaaaagatttCTGTTGTAAGCTACTAGATGCTGTGACTCATCAGGCcgcataaaaatttgaattttattttggcggcaaaatttgaattttattttggcggcaaaatttgaattttttaaaatttatttactttctgCATAACTGGATTTTTCTGTAAATGACAGAAAGTGGACGTATTTTACAcactacgttttttttttcggtaaattTTCTGATCATAGAAGAGACCGAGGCATGACAGAGCCATCAAAaattcgcaaaaaaaaaaatttacggtaaattcGAGATCAACTTCTCTAAAGGCTCAAAGCCACAGAAAATTCAGCAGTAGCGGATCGTCTTGCCCCAGTCTCCCCTATATATAAGTATGCgcacatatatattacaaaaacaaaaattaaagagtATTGTGTAACAAGATCAGATAAACACAGCGTGCAGCATACATCAGAAGCAGTATTGCGATGACTCAATAATAAATCGAgtgtttgtatatatttgctcgtataattttcatacttaaatttacaaatataaatatatgtatatagatatatgtaaaaaGATTATTATGATCGGTATTGGCGTGCATTGTATCTGAAGTGTATACAGGTTCTCCTGTAAATATACTCGTCTCGACAAGGTTGTTCGAGGACGCTTATGAGGCCACGGTGTCTAATTTACgatcataaatatttgttacttTCTTTTAatgaagataataattaattaaattattcacgGTATAAACTATTATATACTTACTatgtctttaaatatttattattttgacaaataatcaattaaaattttggacGGGATTAGCATTGCGTCAAGGCTACAATCAACAAGAAGGTGAAAGGTAAAAAtgcttatatttttctttattattattattattattattgttacttaTTGAATGCTGGATGTTTGATgtttgttgaaaataataattgaagttGATTGACTGAGGATAATTTTATGGGGATGGCCGACGATCGACGGATTATCGgtggaaatatttttcagactGATACGATGACCAAATGAGAGATTATTTCAGTGTCGAAAAGCTGAGGAATTTACAATCGCGTATTCTGCGATGCTTTTGGATTCTGTATATGTTGACGGAATTGACGTGTGTTATTGTATTGAGCGAGCGGATTCTGTTGTGTTGGGGTTTGAAGAATACACACGTGGTGGGTTGAGGAAAAGGAGAGTGAAACGATTTTCGTTCTTGTTTTTTTCCTTACGCTGTTTTGATGGGAAATTCAGCGGCGATACGATGGGATGCTGTTGTTTATTGTGGgtatatgtaatatatgtaatatgaCAAACACGAAATGGAGTATCGGAATTTTCGGAGAAAGTAACGATCGTCGGGTAAAGGAAGGATTCTGTATTTATAAGAAGAGAGTACCGAGAGTAGTTTCTGGGTGCGgtgcacttatttttattcttggaTTAACATGGCTGTAtaactagaattttttaagcttgaatttatttttttttatgactagaaaatttttttatgtaactcatgctaaaaatttatattgctttcataaaaatgttttgttgattcgaatatttttaagtttttcgTTATGAAACacggaattttatttttagagttTTTCTACTCTTGTTCTATCTTTCCATCTTAcagcaaatttattaatttaaagctTTCGATTAAACtgactgaatttttttccattttacagcaaaattaatattcgCGATTTCCCAAAATTTTCCTCAGTACCaaatttattccaaaaaaaaaaaaaatgaatttacaactgtctaatttttttaacttccatCTTACAGCAACAgaaattcctaaaaaaaattaaaacacaaaTCACCTTCATATCTAATACAAAATCTCATATATTTACAAccataaataacaaattcctgaaaaaatttttatcaaagtccatcatataaataatatttactcatttcatatatataaaataaaataaaaaataatgaatgcgGATCTCGTACTTTAGTACAAAGAAGTGTAAAGACTCGTCCTTGCATTAAAAAgcaaataatctaaaaaaacaacctttaaataataattgacacacatatgtgtttttttttacaacaaattctccattgaaatgatttaaatcatTGACATTACGATTAAACATCAAACTAGTCATCTCTTTATGATTTGTATTACCAAGTTCTCCGTACATACCTTTAAATATATCAAGACATAGCCACATACATAGAGCCAACACCGACACATTAGTATAAATTACCAATTTGTAAATCCCGCATGTCATCCCGATGACATTGCGTCCGACGTCATTGGTTTAACAGTGAATCAGATATTGGTAAAGAGTAAAACGACTAAGAAATAGCATAAAGCAAAGAAATGTAAGAGGTACGTGGGTAAGCCCGCCAAGGTTTTTTGTCGGCCCACACTCTTAAATTCTTCGTGCATCAGCATCACCAGAGCACAACAACAACCACAACATCTTGGCTCTTGTATCGCTATAAACAAaaggatttttattattttattggctggtgttttttatttaacacagTGTGGGAGATATTATTACactgtaatatatttaattgcgTCACACGGATCTAATTGTTACATCTAAGGAGATGCTAAAGAGATTCCATCCAGCGCCTCAATCTGGACTGGTGAACTCACGCAATACCATTATATTActcattttatattcattgtACGTACGTGCGTCAATGCGTTTACTCACTCGAtcatgataaatttgaataaaataaattgataaacgGAATTGTCATCAGAgcaattattgtttattaaattaagcgAGCCATTGTTCGGACTGTCGAATTGGCACGCGCGATAACAAATCCAAAGCAGATTTTCTGTATTATGTTACCATGTCCTTGACTCCTTTAAGTGTCTGCACGAATGTACTGTACCTTACATTACATTATGTTATATTACGTTACACTACACTATATTACACATTACAGACATTTGCTGAGTGGATTCATCGGAACGCGAACACCGCATCATTGTTCTCGGTGGACGTTTGTTAAACCCTTGACTTGCTAGTTCCGGATGAGATTTCTACACTGATTGCGTTACTGTTTTTTGctaaaactttaataaaatcctggatgtgtatatatgtatatacagtTGGAGGAAGATTTCCGCAATATGTTTCaatgattgtttttattttatgatctGCTAGATTATTGggattttttatgagaaattgTTGCgggaaatgttttttttttcttaacgaGGTCGGTTGTTTATATTACTTTAGTTGTTTTTGTTGAAGAATATTACAGTTGGTTGTAAAAATGTGggtcgttttattttttcaaatgatatGTCAGTATTCATATTCGCAGTGAGCAAATTTTGAACCTGCAGTTATGAGGATCATCAACTTTTcgctttaaaatatattttggcaggaattttattgtttttttttatctaaaaagtGTCATCTGGCATCCGAAATgatggaaataattatttagtacttctaattacgataaatatatcataacatgggtttgaaaattcataatgaCCAAATTTTGTAACTGCGGCTACGAACTTCTAGTTGtttttcacaataaaaaaaatctgaggcTTTtcaatgaacttttttttattcaagtaacTTCTACTCATGTAcagattgataaaaaaaattatttcaagcctacaattgcaattattttaaaattacaaagcctcaaaaattaataatgaccaaaatttaaaaatgacttcTCTACAaacgagttttttttctcaccAAAAATTCCTTAACCAAAGTCTCGGGATCTTTGTTTCATTAAATCATATCTACTCATGCatattactcaaaaaatataatattccaTCCTCTTAAAGCTAATCAGCTTAACTATTTAACCTATTACCCAAACGAATTCCCATCTCtcaactaattaatatttttaaattatttactcaacattttttattcaccaTTTATTAAATCTCTCCAGCAGATTACAATCCTTTCATCAATACCCACAAAATaactttacaaaataaaaaccaaagcaattcaattaaatcaaaaaaaaaatttcatcactcCCAAAATCCCAATTGTTTCATCAATCACCCGTTCAAAAATTAATccaaccaaccaaccaacAAAACATCAATCATCGGCAATCCTCAGCAGCAAAATCTCCCGCAAAATAGCGGCAATTAAACCTCAGCCAAGAGTCGCAATTAGATTTAGACACAATCCGCTGCAATATTACGTCTGAACAAAAATTCAAGGGTAAAGTTTATTTCGATACAATAAAATCCCATGTCTCCAAAGATCTTTATCTCTTGGGAACGTTACTGCGATTAAGTAACAAGCAGacactaattattaaaatattgaaatagtAATATAATTCGGTGTTTCGtctttcgaaaaaattttaaatcttaaattaataaaatgcgTGTTTTTGGGGCATatgaataattacataaaaattacatcCAAACATGCCGCGTCGTCCAGTACACATGTATACatacaaacatatataaatataaacataaatatatatatatatatatatataaactaaataaaagtgaattataattagattctcattaatatattcatttattgatGTTTTGGTTAACAAGCCTCCAGGTTGGACCAGGTTGTGCTCAAGGTTGTGTTTTGAATCGGGaatgtgataaaaatatatgtgtatatatatttaattcc
This genomic window from Microplitis demolitor isolate Queensland-Clemson2020A chromosome 6, iyMicDemo2.1a, whole genome shotgun sequence contains:
- the LOC103575654 gene encoding fatty acid-binding protein, muscle is translated as MAAEFLGKKYKLFSSDKFDEMMKALGVGLVTRKMGASVSPVVEVTKDDNDMYTMKTTSTFKTSEVKFKLGEEFDEETPDGRKVKSVITLDGNKMTHIQKGEKDTVIEREFTPTEMTAIMKVDDIVCTRVYKVQA
- the LOC103575655 gene encoding cytochrome c oxidase protein 20 homolog, with the protein product MEESTEAATVTTPKSLILLGRDVAQMPCFRGSWLYGITSGVGSGILTFMFTSRVPLASHVTLGMTCGVTLVYFSVCRYRFAKEELMAARLKVLMKESVTLEGVDQENKVKEIEELTKKKV